acagaatgtgactgacagaatgggtgttgtatgtggaggatgagggctgcagtagatatctcagataggggggagtgaggcctaagagggtttaataaataagcataaaccagtgggttttgcgacaggtatacagagctgaccagtttacagaagagtatagagtgcagttcGATTCAGTTTGATTCCATTCTgttcacaatttttttttcaaGCAAAACTGTACTTGACAGCAGTTCTCCTCTCACAGGAAGTCCGTCGGGTCATGCCATGAGTGCTGCAGGGGTTTACTACGCTATGATCTCATCACTCCTTGCCATCCTCCTCAAGGAACATGGGGGTCACATCAAGAACTGGTAAGAGGACAAATTCTATGTTGTATATCAGAGTTTATCTGCTAGACACAAATATCTAGATTGAATGATCCAACTCTGCTAAGTAGGTGACTGTGTGtccttccctgtgtgtgtgtgtgtgtgtgtgtgtgtgtgtgtgtgtgtgtgtgtgtgtgtgtgtgtgtgtgtgtgtgtgtgtgtgtgtgtgtgtgtgtgtgtgtgtgtgtgtgtgtgtgtgtgtgtgtgtgtgtgtgtgtgtgtgtgtgtgtgtgtgtgtgtgtgtgtgtgtgtgtgtgtgtgtgtgtgtgtgtgtgtgtgtgtgtgtgtgtgtgtgtgtgtgtgtgtgtgtgtgtgtgtgtgtgtgtgtgtgtgtgtgtgtgtgtgtgtgtgtgtgtgtgtgtgtgtgtgtgtgtgtgtgtgtgtgtgtgtgtgtgtgtgtgtgtgtgtgtgtgtgtgtgtgtgtgtgtggcgcgcGCGCGACCCTGTGGGCTGTCTTCtggtgtgtgcaggtgtgtgtctgCCTCTCCAGGGTTTTCATCGCTGCCCACTTCCCTCACCAAGTTGTCGCTGGGGTCGTCACAGGTCAGTGGAGAGCCCCAACTCTTATACTGAATTCTAAATCAAACCCTACACCCTACTACCCTGTTGGCCCTTCTTTCAGTTCTGGATAAGCAATATGGTAATAGCACTGCTTTGAACACTGATTGGCTTGGTGTAACTTCTGCTATGAATGTAGTTTATGCCAAATATGTTGTTTATGCATACACACAtcataacatacgcactatacacacacgcacacatagattttgtgttgtagatatgtggtagtagagtagtggcctgaggacacacactcaatgtgttgtgaaatgtattgtgatgtttttttaaattgtataactgccttaattttactggacaccaggaagagtatctACAAATACAAACCTttcagatatacactgagtgtataaaacattaagaacacctgctctttccatgacttagactgaccaggtgaatccaggtgaaagctatgatcccttattgatgtcacttgttaaatccacttcaatcagtgtagatgaagaggaggagacaggttaaggaaggatttttaagccttgatacaattgagacatggattgtgtatgtgtgccattcagagggtaaatgggcaagacaaataatttaggtgtctttgaacaggtatggtagtaggtgcctggcGCCTTTGTTAGGTGTTTTCCCAATTGAGAACATGCAAGTGAAAGCTGGGAAAGAACTTCTCTTTGACAAGCCTGTCCGTTTTCCTAGGCATCCTAGTGGCGGAGACCTTTGACCGGGTCCAGTGGATCTACAGGGCTAGCCTGATGCGttacatctacaccaccctctccctgctctccttCGCTGTGGGCCTTTACCTGGTCCTCAGGGGCCTGGGGGTGGACCTGCTCTGGACCCTGGACAAGGCCCAGCGCTGGTGCCAGCGGCCCCAATGGGTCCACATAGACACTACACCCTTCGCCAGCCTCCTGCGCAACACCGGCACTCTGTTAGGCCTGGGCTTGGGCTTGCACTCGCCCCTCTACGCCGAGGCCCGGAGAGTAGGCGGTGGCGCCACATATAGGCTGGCATGCGTGGGCGCCACACTGCTGCTGCTCCACCTACTGGACTCATTCAGGCCACCAGCCCacaccagggctctgttctatcTGCTGTCCTTCTGTAAGAGTGCCACTGTGCCCCTGTCCACTGTGGGCATAGTGCCCTACTGCGTGGCCGAGGCAGCGGGATGGAACGGAAAGAAACACCAGTTTTGAACTAATTCGAACTTATTGTAATTCTGTGACAAATGCCCTGAAGGGACAGACAGAGGCGGACTGTCATAGGAGAAGCAGGAATGTTCACCCCAGTTGAAAGGGCTTGAAGGTCGGTCAGTAGACACTTGTTGCTGCATGAGGTGGATGTTTAATATGACTTTTTTTCCCTCTtttttttgtcacatgcacagatgTAGTTGCAgtgtacagtgaaattcttaagctccgagctccagcagtgcaggtgtgaatgaaacaataaaaaaatacaaataataatcattattattatgtatACATGTTTACAACGTGACAATGATCAATATAAATGTTCATTGGGTGTGGGCAGGGTAATTGTccgttgggggggggggataaaatgTCCATAGAGGGATCAGCTGTCGTTTTTCAATGGAAAAGTTCTGGTAACCTCACACAGTGCAGTGGTCATGGACAGGGCCTGCCCTGAGAAATTAGACAGCAATATAAAGccgttatttacatttacatttacatttaagtcatttagcagacgctcttatccagagcgacttacaaattggtgcattcaccttatgatatccagtggaacaaccactttacaatagtgcatctaactcttttaagggggggggggggggggttagaaggattactttatcctatcctaggtattccttaaagaggtggggtttcaggtgtctccggaaggtggtgattgactccgctgacctggcgtcgtgagggagtttgttccaccattggggtgccagagcagcgaacagttttgactgggctgagcgggaactgtacttcctcagaggtagggaggcgagcaggccagaggtggatgaacgcagtgcccttgtttgggtgtagggcctgatcagagcctgaaggtacggaggtgccgttcccctcacagctccgtaggcaagcaccatggtcttgtagcggatgcgagcttcaactggaagccagtggagagagcggaggagcggggtgacgtgagagaacttgggaaagttgaacaccagacgggctgcggcgttctggatgagttgtaggggtttaatggcacaggcagggagcccagccaacagcgagttgcagtaatccagacgggagatgacaagtgcctggattaggacctgcgccgcttcctgcgtgaggcagggtcgtactctgcgaatgttgtagagcatgaacctacaggaacgggtcaccgccttgatgttagttgagaacgacagggtgttgtccaggatcacgccaaggttcttagcactctgggaggaggacacaatggagttgtcaaccgtgatggcgagatcatggaacgggcagtccttccccgggaggaagagcagctccgtcttgccgaggttcagcttgaggtggtgatccgtcatccacactgatatgtctgccagacatgcagagatgcgattcaccacctggttatcagaggggggaaaggagaagattaattgtgtgtcgtctgcatagcaatgataggagagaccatgtgaggatatgacagagccaagtgacttggtgtatagcgagaataggagagggcctagaacagagccctgggggacaccagtggtgagagcacgtggtgcggagacagattctcgccacgccacctggtaggagcgacctgtcaggtaggacgcaatccaagcgtggaccttgccggagatgcccagctcggagagggtggagaggaggatctgatggttcacagtatcaaaggcagccgataggtctagaaggatgagagcagaggagagagagttagctttagcagtgcggagcgcctccgtgacacagagaagagcagtctcagttgaatgactagtcttgaaacctgactgatttggatcaagaaggtcattctgagagagatagcaggagagctggccaaggacggcacgttcaagagttttggagagaaaagaaagaagggatactggtctgtagttattgacatcagagg
The sequence above is a segment of the Salvelinus alpinus chromosome 1, SLU_Salpinus.1, whole genome shotgun sequence genome. Coding sequences within it:
- the LOC139567850 gene encoding glucose-6-phosphatase catalytic subunit 1-like — translated: MDTVHTYGVSTTRYLQTHYRDTQSWFLFVSMAADLRNTFFVFFPVCFHLRESVGVKLVWVAVVGDRLNLIFKWILFGERPYWWIQETPYYGNSSAPQIGQFPMTCETSPGSPSGHAMSAAGVYYAMISSLLAILLKEHGGHIKNWYARATLWAVFWCVQVCVCLSRVFIAAHFPHQVVAGVVTGILVAETFDRVQWIYRASLMRYIYTTLSLLSFAVGLYLVLRGLGVDLLWTLDKAQRWCQRPQWVHIDTTPFASLLRNTGTLLGLGLGLHSPLYAEARRVGGGATYRLACVGATLLLLHLLDSFRPPAHTRALFYLLSFCKSATVPLSTVGIVPYCVAEAAGWNGKKHQF